A section of the Xylanibacillus composti genome encodes:
- a CDS encoding DUF2935 domain-containing protein, translating to MTALHMSISEEHHFWLANLRDHACLIRDHLSPGEDTWLELAEQYRMHFEQLLEEAQWMRSKQQEDQGEAVEFAHRAQAAAYGYFRFEGRMQHLRLHNQVELQLTPSSLNSSLNENQEYLRLLYYWSRGESAPHLPLADLTGLWLESLLGAASRLHRALDETEHALAQQASLIKRQLQAQLLKNAAIRGYLRFTPEGFPLQRSFMEEVSQAAQQCADFSAHLTRLHREGRVTNSCSLQHLLHVQHEVRHFLNRLSAYMHAERNSFPG from the coding sequence ATGACTGCACTGCACATGTCGATTTCGGAAGAACACCATTTTTGGCTGGCCAATCTCCGGGATCACGCCTGCTTGATTCGGGATCATCTGTCCCCGGGTGAGGATACTTGGCTGGAATTAGCCGAACAGTACAGAATGCACTTCGAGCAGTTGTTAGAGGAAGCGCAGTGGATGCGCAGCAAGCAGCAGGAGGATCAGGGCGAAGCTGTCGAGTTTGCGCACCGGGCGCAGGCAGCGGCGTATGGCTACTTTCGCTTTGAGGGACGCATGCAGCATCTTCGTCTCCATAATCAGGTAGAGCTGCAGCTTACTCCTTCCAGCTTAAACAGCAGCTTGAATGAAAATCAGGAATATCTCAGGCTGCTCTATTACTGGTCCCGCGGCGAAAGCGCCCCGCATTTGCCTTTGGCGGATTTGACCGGCCTCTGGTTGGAAAGCTTGCTGGGCGCAGCATCCAGGCTCCATCGCGCCTTGGACGAGACCGAGCATGCGCTTGCGCAGCAGGCATCCCTCATCAAGCGGCAGCTTCAAGCGCAACTGCTGAAAAACGCAGCCATCCGCGGCTACTTGCGCTTTACCCCGGAAGGGTTCCCGCTGCAGCGCAGCTTTATGGAAGAAGTCTCGCAAGCTGCGCAGCAATGCGCCGATTTTTCGGCACATCTGACCCGGTTGCATCGCGAAGGCCGCGTAACGAACAGCTGCTCGCTCCAACACCTCCTGCACGTTCAGCATGAGGTCCGGCATTTCTTGAACAGGCTGTCTGCGTACATGCACGCGGAGCGCAATTCTTTTCCAGGCTAG
- a CDS encoding YheC/YheD family protein, which yields MSNRMVAYPASKWNKYLIMAKDSELRPYLPHTAKLTKATLKSFLERFPTVYAKPNFGGGGRGVMRITCRPNGTYLLQSGKGKKLCFHFPHLTRTMARQIGSGKHYLIQQGIDMIQLDNRPIDFRILLLKQDGSWTYMGTMGKLAARNLHITNRCSGGTPIQFKDACKRAGAWEEKQIDKLEKNLTSLGLQSAKVLNKSYPLLTELGLDIAIDRKQNIWVLEANSKPQYELFRHHESSQLYKKIHRTVQLLRVSQ from the coding sequence ATGAGTAATCGCATGGTGGCCTACCCGGCCAGCAAATGGAATAAATACTTGATCATGGCCAAAGACTCCGAGCTGCGCCCTTACCTGCCTCATACCGCCAAGTTGACCAAGGCTACCTTAAAGTCGTTTTTGGAACGTTTCCCTACAGTATACGCCAAACCGAACTTCGGCGGCGGCGGCCGCGGTGTTATGCGCATTACCTGCCGGCCGAACGGGACTTACTTGCTGCAAAGCGGCAAAGGGAAGAAATTGTGTTTCCACTTCCCGCACCTGACTCGAACGATGGCCAGGCAGATTGGATCGGGCAAGCACTATCTGATTCAGCAAGGCATCGACATGATCCAGTTGGACAATAGGCCGATTGACTTCAGGATTCTGCTGCTGAAGCAGGATGGAAGCTGGACTTATATGGGGACAATGGGGAAGCTGGCTGCCAGAAATCTCCACATCACAAATCGCTGCAGCGGCGGTACGCCGATCCAGTTCAAGGATGCATGCAAAAGGGCAGGGGCCTGGGAGGAGAAGCAAATTGACAAACTGGAGAAAAATCTGACCTCGCTCGGACTGCAGTCCGCCAAAGTGCTGAACAAGAGCTACCCCCTGTTGACTGAACTGGGTTTGGATATCGCGATTGACCGCAAGCAGAACATCTGGGTGCTGGAGGCGAATTCCAAACCGCAGTATGAATTGTTTCGCCACCATGAGAGCAGCCAGCTATATAAGAAAATTCACAGAACCGTACAGCTGCTTCGCGTCAGCCAATAA
- the pxpB gene encoding 5-oxoprolinase subunit PxpB produces MKKPILEPLGDQAMLVTLGDAGDREAAVAAASFSKAVMEMAWPGLLECVPAYASFAVYYDPAAVIAGSGIRAAASMRVSAYALVQARILSAWEGFRGTGRASGKLVVIPVKYGDEEGPDLQEVARSTGLSVEEVVQLHASREYTVQAIGFAPGFPYMSGLDPLLAVPRKDTPRTRVAAGSIGIAGLQTGIYPIASPGGWNIIGRTPRALFHLERRPPALLEPGDRVRFEPVDQRECSLEEEKHGG; encoded by the coding sequence TTGAAAAAACCGATATTGGAGCCGCTGGGCGATCAGGCAATGCTCGTGACACTTGGGGATGCGGGAGACAGGGAAGCTGCCGTCGCGGCAGCCTCCTTTTCCAAAGCAGTGATGGAGATGGCTTGGCCAGGCTTGCTGGAATGTGTGCCGGCTTATGCGTCGTTTGCTGTTTATTACGATCCGGCGGCGGTGATTGCCGGGAGCGGGATAAGAGCCGCCGCTTCCATGCGGGTTTCTGCTTACGCGCTTGTCCAAGCGCGCATCTTGTCAGCATGGGAAGGGTTTCGCGGCACCGGCCGAGCATCCGGCAAGCTCGTGGTGATTCCCGTCAAGTACGGCGATGAGGAAGGTCCGGACTTGCAGGAAGTTGCGCGCAGCACAGGGTTGAGCGTGGAGGAGGTCGTGCAGCTGCACGCTTCGCGGGAATACACGGTTCAAGCGATTGGCTTTGCTCCGGGCTTCCCCTATATGAGCGGGTTGGACCCGCTGCTGGCGGTTCCGCGCAAGGATACGCCAAGGACGAGGGTCGCTGCAGGCAGCATCGGCATAGCGGGACTGCAGACAGGGATTTATCCGATTGCTTCGCCCGGGGGCTGGAACATTATCGGCCGAACCCCGCGCGCGCTATTTCACTTAGAGCGGCGGCCTCCTGCATTGCTGGAACCCGGCGACCGGGTCAGGTTTGAGCCTGTAGATCAGCGTGAATGCAGCCTGGAGGAGGAGAAGCATGGCGGTTAA
- a CDS encoding biotin-dependent carboxyltransferase family protein, translating to MAVKVIKPGLHTTVQDGGRWGYQRYGVSVSGPMDSFAQRAANILVGNDDGEAVLEATLLGPELCLTQPCWVALCGADMRPLAGGKPIPMWRPVYLPADTVLALGRAAAGCRTYIAFAGGLQLPHVLGSRSTHTRSGLGGLRGSTLAEGDELAIGLSDPQLLPILPAQPVEAASVPWSVSPSICPDYADSAVVRTIDAPETSWYAAGALERFYGQTYTVAPDSDRMGIRLAGAQHGMHPLHAGTMHSSPVTCGTVQLPPDGKPIVLAADRQTTGGYPRIAQVISSDMPILAQLRPGDELRFHRISHAAAEQLGQEREHALTMLRTAVRLAGKR from the coding sequence ATGGCGGTTAAAGTGATCAAGCCCGGACTGCATACAACGGTTCAGGATGGCGGCCGATGGGGATATCAGCGCTACGGCGTATCCGTCAGCGGGCCGATGGACAGCTTCGCGCAGCGGGCAGCGAACATTCTGGTCGGCAATGACGATGGCGAAGCCGTGCTGGAAGCGACCCTGCTTGGTCCCGAGCTTTGCCTGACTCAGCCATGCTGGGTCGCGCTGTGCGGGGCCGACATGCGACCGCTTGCAGGGGGCAAGCCGATTCCCATGTGGAGGCCGGTATATCTTCCGGCTGATACTGTATTGGCACTCGGCAGGGCAGCCGCTGGCTGCCGCACCTATATCGCGTTCGCGGGCGGACTGCAGCTGCCGCATGTGCTCGGCAGTCGGAGTACGCACACTCGCTCGGGTCTCGGCGGACTGCGTGGGAGCACGCTTGCGGAAGGCGATGAGCTTGCGATCGGCCTGTCAGACCCGCAATTGCTTCCGATATTGCCCGCGCAGCCTGTTGAAGCGGCATCCGTTCCCTGGTCTGTCAGTCCTTCCATCTGCCCGGACTACGCGGACAGCGCGGTAGTGCGGACAATAGACGCTCCGGAGACAAGCTGGTACGCCGCAGGTGCTTTGGAACGCTTCTACGGACAGACGTATACCGTTGCACCGGACAGCGATCGGATGGGAATCAGGCTTGCAGGAGCGCAGCACGGCATGCATCCGCTGCATGCCGGAACGATGCACTCATCGCCGGTTACTTGCGGCACGGTGCAGCTGCCTCCGGACGGCAAGCCGATTGTGCTTGCCGCAGATCGCCAGACTACCGGAGGATATCCGCGCATTGCTCAAGTGATTTCATCGGATATGCCGATTTTGGCACAGCTGCGCCCGGGCGACGAGCTGCGCTTTCATCGCATCTCGCATGCGGCTGCAGAACAGCTAGGCCAGGAACGCGAGCATGCGCTGACTATGCTTCGAACGGCCGTTCGATTAGCTGGGAAAAGGTAA
- a CDS encoding DUF2203 domain-containing protein has protein sequence MKEKRYFTLEEANKLLPAVQVELTALQAVQARYAELYRSHAKLRRDNAPDEVLFGMESEMDFLQLQAKLNIDNITRTGAELKDIETGLIDFPAKKDGEDILLCWKQGEKEISHYHGLNDGFRGRRPIG, from the coding sequence ATGAAAGAGAAGAGATACTTCACATTGGAAGAAGCGAACAAGCTGCTGCCCGCCGTGCAAGTGGAATTGACAGCTCTGCAAGCTGTACAAGCGCGATACGCTGAGCTTTATCGTTCGCATGCCAAGCTGCGGCGGGACAACGCGCCGGATGAGGTGCTGTTCGGCATGGAGAGCGAAATGGATTTTCTGCAGCTGCAAGCAAAGCTGAACATTGACAATATCACTAGAACAGGAGCGGAATTGAAAGATATCGAAACGGGCCTGATTGATTTCCCAGCGAAAAAAGACGGAGAGGACATCCTCCTATGCTGGAAGCAAGGGGAGAAGGAAATTTCGCATTACCACGGGCTGAACGACGGGTTCCGGGGACGCAGACCGATTGGGTAA
- a CDS encoding YjcZ family sporulation protein translates to MGIAGGYGTAWLFTSTAMILVLYILLVIILQTF, encoded by the coding sequence ATGGGCATTGCAGGAGGATACGGAACAGCTTGGTTGTTCACGAGCACGGCGATGATTCTGGTTCTTTATATTTTGCTGGTGATTATTCTGCAAACATTCTGA
- a CDS encoding aldo/keto reductase, with amino-acid sequence MKYRRLGSTDLQVSVIGVGTWQFGGEWGLTYSDQEAAAVLDAAKEAGINLIDTAECYGDHTSERFIGQWLRSQKREDWVIATKFGHKFHDQFDRTNHWSAEEVLSQLEDSLRSLQTDYVDLYQFHSGPDEMFDNDELWTMLDKQVQAGKIRNLGISIGSNQNIHQTDAATKVNAKAIQVVYNRLERQPEAEVFPSCIHQDLGVLARVPLASGYLSGKYKPDSTFSENDVRSRHDREEARKKLEEVARIQREEVPENMDMATWALAWCLKHDAVTCVIPGCKNPEQVRKNAVAAQYVSDDHPQAAKLS; translated from the coding sequence ATGAAATATCGCAGATTAGGGTCTACGGACCTGCAAGTATCGGTTATCGGGGTAGGCACATGGCAGTTTGGAGGCGAATGGGGGCTGACGTATTCGGATCAGGAAGCTGCTGCCGTGCTGGACGCCGCCAAAGAAGCAGGCATCAACCTCATCGACACCGCGGAATGCTACGGCGACCACACATCGGAACGTTTCATCGGTCAATGGCTTCGCTCCCAGAAACGCGAAGACTGGGTGATCGCCACGAAATTCGGACATAAATTCCATGACCAATTCGACCGCACCAACCATTGGTCGGCAGAGGAGGTGCTCAGCCAGCTGGAAGACTCCCTGAGATCGCTGCAGACCGATTACGTCGATCTGTATCAGTTCCACTCCGGGCCTGACGAGATGTTCGACAACGACGAGCTCTGGACGATGCTGGACAAGCAAGTGCAAGCCGGCAAAATCCGCAACCTGGGCATCTCCATCGGCAGCAACCAGAACATTCATCAGACCGATGCTGCAACGAAAGTGAATGCAAAGGCCATACAGGTTGTCTACAATCGGCTGGAAAGGCAGCCGGAGGCAGAGGTATTCCCTTCCTGCATTCACCAGGATTTGGGCGTTTTGGCCCGGGTACCGCTGGCCAGCGGCTACTTAAGCGGCAAATACAAGCCGGACTCCACCTTCTCCGAGAATGACGTGCGCAGCCGCCATGACCGCGAGGAAGCGCGCAAGAAGCTGGAGGAAGTGGCGCGCATTCAGCGTGAGGAAGTGCCGGAAAATATGGATATGGCTACCTGGGCACTGGCATGGTGCTTGAAACATGATGCGGTCACTTGCGTCATCCCGGGCTGCAAAAACCCCGAGCAGGTCAGGAAAAATGCAGTTGCTGCGCAATATGTCAGCGACGATCATCCACAAGCGGCGAAGCTCTCCTGA